One window from the genome of Thamnophis elegans isolate rThaEle1 unplaced genomic scaffold, rThaEle1.pri scaffold_112_arrow_ctg1, whole genome shotgun sequence encodes:
- the MIOX gene encoding inositol oxygenase, with amino-acid sequence MKVVGQACPSPEPPQADNHLENPKSKENFRNFKEGALIDRVYHTYLLMHTNQTVEFVQKKNEQYGGCNLRQMTIMEALELLDNVVDESDPDVDFPNSYHAYQTAEGIREKHPEKDWFHLVGLLHDLGKILALSGEPQWSVVGDTFPVGCQLQDSIVFKDSTFQDNPDTRNPLYTSKYGMYQPHCGLENVLMSWGHDEYMYQVMKRNKFALPEEAFYMVRFHSFYPWHTGGDYMHLCNAKDLQMLPWVQEFNKFDLYTKCEQLPDPQQLKPYYEGLIAKYCPGQLSW; translated from the exons GCGTGTCCGTCTCCAGAACCTCCGCAGGCTGATAATCATCTGGAGAACCCAAAGTCCAAAGAAAACTTCAGGAATTTCAAG GAGGGGGCGCTGATTGACCGAGTGTACCACACTTACCTGCTGATGCATACCAACCAGACTGTGGAATTTGTGCAGAAGAAG AACGAGCAATATGGTGGCTGCAACCTCCGTCAGATGACCATCATGGAGGCCTTGGAGTTGCTGGACAATGTGGTGGATGAATCGGACCCCGATGTGGACTTCCCCAACTCCTACCATGCCTACCAGACAGCAGAGGGCATTCGGGAGAAACATCCTGAGAAAG ATTGGTTCCACCTGGTTGGACTGCTCCATGATTTGGGGAAGATTCTGGCCCTGTCTGGTGAACCACAG TGGTCTGTGGTGGGAGATACTTTCCCGGTGGGCTGCCAGCTGCAGGATTCCATCGTTTTCAAGGACTCCACGTTCCAAGACAATCCAGACACTAGGAATCCTCTGTACAC GAGCAAGTATGGGATGTATCAGCCCCACTGTGGCTTGGAAAATGTTCTGATGTCCTGGGGTCACGATG AGTACATGTACCAAGTGATGAAGAGAAATAAATTTGCTCTCCCGGAGGAG GCCTTCTACATGGTGCGCTTCCACTCCTTCTACCCCTGGCACACCGGAGGGGATTACATGCACCTGTGCAACGCCAAGGATCTCCAGATGTTGCCCTGGGTGCAGGAATTCAA CAAGTTTGACCTCTACACCAAGTGTGAACAGCTTCCCGACCCACAGCAACTGAAGCCCTACTACGAAGGCTTGATAGCCAAGTACTGTCCAGGCCAACTGTCCTGGTGA